Proteins encoded together in one Perognathus longimembris pacificus isolate PPM17 chromosome 8, ASM2315922v1, whole genome shotgun sequence window:
- the Egr4 gene encoding early growth response protein 4, whose translation MLHLSEFSSPDALLDKSTEGCCAEPSIESSRLPAKDAPPATGYTGGDFLSWALSSCGVAGDSADSCLPEGPAPTPPPGLSYSGSFFIQAVPEHPHDPEALFNLMSGILGLAPFPGPEAAASRSPLDTPFPAGPDALLPGPSDLYSQDLSAAAFSEAFWEASPSAGVPSQCLYEPQLSPPDVKPGLRAPPASPALDAATAAAAAFKGPYAPWELLSVGAPGPCGSQGSYPATPEARFPALGTKIEDLLSISCPAELPAGQANRLYPAGAYDAFALAPGELGEGAEGLPGLLTPPGGEGGSGGDAGEFLARTQPQLSPLSLRGAATPADFPKALVTDIAGSGGVAAPPGPPPATSFPPAKARRKGRRGGKCSARCFCPRPHAKAFACPVESCVRSFARSDELNRHLRIHTGHKPFQCRICLRNFSRSDHLTTHVRTHTGEKPFACDVCGRRFARSDEKKRHSKVHLKQKARAEERLKGLGFYSLGLSFAGL comes from the exons ATGCTCCACCTGAGTGAGTTTTCCAGCCCCGACGCGCTCCTCGACAAGTCCACCGAAGGCTGTTGCGCCGAACCCAGCATCGAATCGTCCCGGCTGCCCGCCAAGGACGCACCCCCAGCCACCGGCTACACCGGAG GTGACTTCTTGAGCTGGGCTCTGAGCAGCTGCGGCGTTGCGGGGGACTCGGCCGACTCCTGCCTCCCGGAGGGTCCGGCGCCCACACCCCCTCCGGGCCTCAGCTACAGCGGTAGCTTCTTCATCCAGGCCGTCCCGGAGCACCCCCACGACCCCGAGGCCCTCTTCAACCTCATGTCGGGTATTTTAGGCCTGGCCCCCTTCCCCGGCCCCGAAGCAGCAGCATCTCGGTCCCCCCTCGATACTCCTTTTCCCGCGGGCCCCGACGCCCTCCTTCCGGGTCCTTCGGACCTCTACTCCCAGGATCTGAGCGCGGCCGCCTTCTCGGAGGCGTTTTGGGAGGCCTCGCCTTCAGCGGGCGTCCCCTCGCAATGCCTGTACGAGCCTCAGCTCTCCCCGCCCGACGTCAAGCCGGGCCTGCGGGCGCCTCCGGCCTCTCCAGCGCTGGacgcggcgacggcggcggctGCGGCCTTCAAAGGTCCCTACGCTCCCTGGGAGCTGCTTTCTGTGGGGGCCCCAGGGCCCTGTGGCTCGCAGGGGAGCTACCCGGCCACCCCCGAGGCCCGCTTCCCCGCTCTGGGGACCAAGATTGAGGACTTGCTGTCCATCAGCTGCCCTGCAGAGCTGCCGGCCGGCCAAGCCAACAGACTCTACCCCGCCGGGGCCTACGATGCTTTCGCGCTGGCCCCGGGTGAGCTGGGCGAAGGGGCCGAGGGCCTCCCGGGGCTGCTCACCCCTCccggaggggagggcgggagcgGCGGCGACGCCGGAGAGTTTCTGGCCCGTACGCAGCCTCAGCTTTCCCCGCTGAGCCTTCGCGGCGCCGCCACGCCGGCGGACTTCCCCAAAGCCCTGGTGACCGACATCGCGGGGAGCGGCGGCGTGGCGGCGCCCCCCGGGCCGCCGCCGGCCACCTCTTTCCCCCCGGCCAAGGCGCGGCGCAAAGGGCGCCGGGGCGGCAAGTGCAGCGCGCGGTGCTTCTGTCCGCGGCCGCACGCCAAAGCCTTTGCCTGTCCGGTGGAGAGCTGTGTGCGGAGCTTTGCGCGCTCCGACGAGCTCAACCGCCACCTGCGCATCCACACCGGCCACAAGCCCTTCCAGTGCCGCATCTGCCTCCGCAACTTCAGCCGTAGCGACCACCTCACCACGCACGTGCGCACCCACACGGGCGAGAAGCCCTTTGCCTGCGACGTGTGCGGCCGCCGCTTCGCCCGCAGCGATGAGAAGAAACGGCACAGCAAGGTGCACCTGAAGCAGAAGGCGCGTGCTGAGGAGCGGCTCAAGGGGCTGGGCTTTTACTCGCTGGGCCTCTCCTTTGCTGGGCTGTGA